One segment of Erigeron canadensis isolate Cc75 chromosome 2, C_canadensis_v1, whole genome shotgun sequence DNA contains the following:
- the LOC122587754 gene encoding uncharacterized protein LOC122587754 — protein MKGERGYKGKSKVKTWSKLKEVMQELYIHMNSLKQGSKEVVEYIREFEQLKIRTGVKEAKEHTIARFMGGLNSLSIKKMELQPVWTFKGACKLAIQLEKQIKKKSAYKSIPKPVVPAKNPIFKEVNAGKNKVGEGSKEPKKRCFKCHGYGHFQAECPNLRALTLKEVEKLKAEAEYEDKCTYDEDPDEEEFVEADVVQAMHANEASDDKAQRENIFHSRCTIKGKVCSLIIDEGSCANAASTYMVDKLDEVTCDVVPMDACHLLFGRPSLYVKYVYHNGHLSTYSLFINGKKVTLTYLKPNEIIKAESSTRTDRSLFMSQVDVEKELDSGTSILLLLMLESGEDKKCEELPSVVRPLLAEFANVFPEELPAGLPPIRGIEHQIDLIPGLILPNKATYRCFPNETNELQKQVDELIAKGYVRASMSPCSVPALLVPKKDGSMRMCVDSRAINNITIKYRYPIPRLDDMLDELHGSSVFSKIDLRSGYHQIRMKEGDDWKTAFKIKGGLFEWLVMPFGLSNAPSTFMRLMNEVLKPLIGKFVVVYFDDILVYSQSEKEDLEHLKVVEM, from the exons ATGAAGGGTGAAAGAGGGTATAAGGGTAAAAGCAAAGTCAAGACCTGGTCAAAGCTGAAGGAGGTTATGCAAGAGCTGTATATTCATATGAACAGCTTGAAACAAGGTAGTAAGGAGGTTGTGGAGTATATAAGGGAGTTTGAACAGCTTAAGATCAGAACAGGGGTGAAGGAAGCTAAGGAGCATACTATTGCAAGATTCATGGGTGGTCTGAATTCCTTGTCTATTAAGAAGATGGAGTTGCAGCCCGTGTGGACATTCAAAGGTGCTTGCAAGCTGGCGATTCAGCTTGAGAAGCAAATAAAGAAGAAGTCAGCCTACAAGTCCATTCCTAAACCTGTTGTACCTGCCAAGAATCCAATCTTCAAAGAAGTTAATGCTGGAAAGAATAAGGTTGGAGAAGGGTCCAAAGAGCCTAAGAAGAGATGTTTCAAGTGTCATGGGTATGGACATTTCCAAGCTGAGTGTCCCAATCTGAGGGCTCTCACACTGAAAGAAGTTGAAAAACTGAAGGCTGAAGCTGAGTATGAAGATAAGTGTACTTATGATGAAGATCCTGATGAAGAGGAGTTTGTTGAAGCCGATGTTGTgcaag CAATGCATGCTAATGAAGCTTCTGATGATAAAGCTCAAAGGGAAAACATTTTCCATTCAAGGTGTACTATCAAAGGAAAGGTGTGCAGTCTGATTATTGATGAAGGAAGCTGTGCTAATGCTGCATCTACCTATATGGTGGACAAGCTGG ATGAAGTTACTTGTGatgttgttcctatggatgcttgtcatTTACTGTTTGGTAGGCCTTCATTATATGTTAAGTATGTGTACCACAATGGTCACTTAAGTACTTACTCTTTGTTTATTAATGGGAAGAAAGTCACACTTACTTATCTAAAACCCAATGAGATTATTAAAGCTGAATCAAGCACTAGGACGGATAGATCTTTATTTATGAGTCAAGTTGATGTTGAAAAAGAATTAGACAGTGGTACTTCTATTTTGTTATTGCTTATGCTTGAAAGTGGTGAAGATAAGAAGTGTGAAGAACTCCCTAGTGTAGTTAGACCTTTACTTGCTGAATTTGCTAATGTATTTCCAGAGGAATTACCTGCTGGTTTACCACCTATTAGAGGGATTGAGCATCAGATTGACCTAATCCCAGGGTTAATTCTTCCTAATAAAGCTACATATAGATGCTTTCCTAACGAGACTAATGAGTTACAAAAGCAAGTAGATGAGCTGATTGCTAAAGGCTATGTTCGAGCTAGCATGAGTCCTTGTTCTGTTCCAGCTTTATTGGTgccaaagaaagatggttctatGCGTATGTGTGTTGATAGCAGAGCCATCAATAACATCACTATCAAGTATAGATATCCCATTCCTAgattggatgatatgcttgatgagttGCATGGGTCTAGCGTATTTTCAAAGATAGACTTAAGAAGTGGCTACCATCAGATCAGAATGAAGGAAGGAGATGATTGGAAAACAGCCTTTAAGATTAAAGGTGGGCTGTTTGAATGGCTTGTCATGCCATTTGGGCTATCTAATGCACCCAGCACTTTCATGAGATTAATGAATGAAGTGTTGAAGCCTCTTATTGGTAAGTTTGTGGTTGTGTACTTTGATGATATCCTAGTTTATTCTCAGTCTGAAAAGGAAGACCTGGAACATTTGAAAGTTGT AGAAATGTAA